The following are encoded in a window of Halosolutus halophilus genomic DNA:
- a CDS encoding glycosyltransferase family 39 protein, translated as MSLPPTIEKVTEIDRERPLTRVPVELYPIALLAAALRLFRLESESYWVDEVVSVTTVTSNTPYELLISVPGNDPHPPFYYLLLSGWTAVFGTTELATRLLSALVGVATVVVLYGVGRRLFDREVGAIAALLVAVSPFHVWYSQEVRMYNLLALLTALSFYWFVRIQAAKSADEGGVRGDIGYVVSAVLLGYTHVFGLFAILAQNAYVFSRPLVRIVPRSRLTVRRWIALQGITAVLLLPWAVRLFRRVTAAHAGEASNVSWIPLPTAETVWQTFAAYLGGYLFDESLPILVSLVVAGCLVLAISSDRRTAAETNRQDAPVNAVYVTLLWLVVPILVPIGLSYVVTPIFVDRYSIGASLAFFLLIANGVRTVSRPTLRYVVVGMLLVGLVMPLPTYYQADQKEQWREAAADVESTVDGDDVVLVSRPFTERTFGYYFDRSDVATVRITPDASADEIRAAVDGHDDVWIVLSYTDSSTDQRILRAVENRSEYRGPVVENRYNGITVVRFERTSDQNRRIESPTAPSSPIESDRIRTIRPVSTSLEMPNR; from the coding sequence ATGTCGCTGCCCCCGACGATCGAGAAGGTCACGGAGATAGACCGGGAGCGGCCCCTGACGCGAGTCCCGGTCGAACTCTATCCGATCGCTCTCCTCGCGGCTGCGCTTCGGCTGTTTCGGCTGGAATCCGAGAGTTACTGGGTCGACGAAGTCGTCTCGGTGACTACCGTAACGTCGAACACGCCGTACGAACTCCTGATCAGCGTGCCGGGGAACGATCCCCACCCGCCGTTCTACTATCTCCTCCTTTCCGGCTGGACCGCGGTCTTCGGAACGACCGAACTGGCCACGCGACTGCTGTCAGCCCTCGTCGGCGTTGCCACCGTCGTCGTCCTCTACGGGGTCGGTCGACGGCTCTTCGATCGGGAAGTCGGGGCGATCGCAGCGTTGCTCGTCGCCGTCTCACCGTTCCACGTCTGGTACTCTCAGGAGGTACGGATGTACAATCTGCTCGCGCTGCTGACCGCACTCTCGTTCTACTGGTTCGTACGGATACAGGCGGCGAAATCGGCCGACGAAGGCGGTGTTCGGGGCGATATCGGGTACGTCGTCTCCGCGGTCCTCCTCGGCTATACGCACGTCTTCGGGCTGTTCGCGATCCTCGCGCAGAACGCGTACGTCTTCTCTCGGCCGCTCGTCCGGATCGTCCCCCGATCGCGACTGACCGTCCGCCGCTGGATCGCCCTCCAGGGGATCACCGCCGTTCTACTCCTTCCGTGGGCGGTGCGGTTGTTCCGCCGCGTGACGGCAGCGCACGCCGGCGAAGCGAGCAACGTCTCGTGGATTCCGCTGCCGACGGCCGAGACCGTTTGGCAGACGTTCGCCGCGTATCTCGGCGGCTACCTGTTCGATGAGTCGCTCCCGATTCTCGTCTCGCTCGTCGTCGCGGGTTGTCTGGTACTTGCCATCTCGAGTGACCGACGTACGGCGGCGGAAACCAACCGCCAGGACGCACCGGTAAACGCCGTCTACGTGACTCTCCTCTGGCTCGTCGTCCCGATACTCGTCCCGATCGGCCTCTCGTACGTCGTCACGCCGATCTTCGTGGATCGGTACTCGATCGGGGCGTCGCTGGCGTTTTTCCTCTTGATCGCGAACGGCGTTCGGACGGTCTCTCGCCCGACGCTTCGGTACGTCGTCGTCGGGATGCTCCTCGTCGGCCTCGTCATGCCGCTCCCGACGTACTACCAGGCAGACCAGAAAGAGCAGTGGCGGGAGGCCGCCGCCGACGTCGAGTCGACCGTCGACGGCGACGACGTCGTCCTCGTGAGCAGACCGTTCACGGAGCGGACGTTCGGGTACTACTTCGATCGGTCGGACGTCGCCACAGTTCGGATCACGCCCGACGCGTCGGCCGACGAAATACGGGCGGCCGTCGACGGACACGACGACGTCTGGATCGTACTCTCGTATACCGATTCGTCGACCGACCAGCGGATTCTGCGGGCGGTGGAGAACCGCTCCGAGTACCGCGGCCCGGTGGTGGAGAACCGGTACAACGGAATTACGGTTGTCCGGTTCGAGCGCACGTCAGACCAGAATAGACGAATAGAATCGCCGACGGCGCCTTCGTCGCCGATCGAGTCCGATCGAATACGAACGATTCGACCGGTGAGCACCTCGCTGGAGATGCCGAACCGCTAG
- a CDS encoding DolP-mannose mannosyltransferase translates to MVVRSRIESRSSWLAILGSIVAVLFIGGFAAYLLTEWPTIATDPAFFQHTGWYVLEGGVPYLDVWDVNPPVPFGITAALAALSGGNMLVLHGLSVTLTVLVAGASVLLVGWVAYLVTGENAAAVAAGLTMLVVPELFLLSPEGVRAQIYALFFGTLALALALRDRPFLAGAAAALSAGSWQSGMVFAPLVVGMAYQRAGGKNALRAIAGGGVVTGIVVLVFAAAGALVPMVVQTVVAPLTAGSSYTLAERVYTILLVFGYGSVLLPVALYGWAHAAVRDFRGLWWVPAGGLLLALQVLFVDLDGSTDAFLWLAFVAIGVAVAVERVIARRSGPTDRRSDDATRTNRHQWTAVAAVVAVVGLLVLSGVVWHQDSPYPQSTLQTMQQDAEAEGEPLPISPADGDVPSMQTIYWEQLQPGTCHYRLSWNEVRWVAMTDDRLDRQRCDGWPSRTDRG, encoded by the coding sequence ATGGTCGTCCGTTCCCGCATCGAGTCTCGTTCCAGTTGGCTCGCCATCCTCGGTTCGATCGTCGCCGTCCTGTTCATCGGCGGATTCGCCGCGTATCTCCTCACCGAGTGGCCGACGATCGCGACCGACCCGGCGTTCTTCCAGCACACGGGCTGGTACGTCCTCGAGGGCGGCGTTCCGTACCTCGACGTCTGGGACGTAAACCCGCCGGTCCCGTTCGGAATCACGGCCGCTCTCGCCGCCCTCTCCGGCGGAAACATGCTCGTTCTGCACGGGCTCAGCGTGACGCTTACGGTGCTCGTCGCCGGCGCGAGCGTCCTGCTGGTCGGCTGGGTGGCGTACCTCGTGACCGGCGAGAACGCGGCGGCGGTCGCCGCCGGCCTCACGATGCTCGTCGTCCCGGAACTCTTCCTCCTCTCCCCGGAAGGCGTTCGGGCCCAGATTTACGCGTTGTTTTTCGGCACACTGGCGCTCGCGCTGGCCCTCCGCGATCGGCCGTTTCTCGCCGGGGCCGCCGCGGCGCTGAGCGCCGGGTCGTGGCAGTCGGGGATGGTCTTCGCGCCGCTGGTCGTCGGGATGGCGTACCAGCGAGCCGGTGGGAAGAACGCGCTCCGGGCGATCGCCGGCGGCGGCGTCGTGACCGGGATCGTCGTCCTGGTATTCGCGGCCGCGGGCGCGCTCGTCCCCATGGTCGTACAGACGGTGGTCGCGCCCTTGACCGCTGGATCGTCGTACACCCTGGCCGAGCGCGTCTACACGATACTGCTGGTGTTCGGCTACGGGTCGGTACTGCTTCCGGTAGCTCTCTACGGCTGGGCCCACGCCGCCGTCCGCGACTTCCGGGGGCTGTGGTGGGTGCCGGCGGGCGGCCTGTTACTCGCCCTTCAGGTGCTGTTCGTCGACCTGGACGGCTCGACTGACGCGTTCCTCTGGCTCGCCTTCGTCGCGATCGGCGTCGCCGTCGCCGTCGAACGGGTGATCGCGCGCCGATCGGGTCCGACGGACCGCCGCAGTGACGACGCGACCCGGACGAACCGCCATCAGTGGACAGCCGTCGCCGCCGTCGTCGCCGTCGTTGGACTGCTGGTCCTCTCGGGGGTCGTTTGGCACCAGGATTCGCCGTACCCGCAGTCGACGCTGCAGACGATGCAACAGGACGCCGAAGCGGAGGGGGAGCCCCTGCCGATATCGCCGGCCGATGGGGACGTCCCGTCGATGCAGACCATCTACTGGGAGCAACTGCAACCCGGAACCTGCCACTACCGGTTGAGCTGGAACGAAGTACGATGGGTCGCGATGACCGACGATCGACTGGACAGACAACGGTGTGACGGGTGGCCGAGCCGAACCGATCGCGGCTAG
- a CDS encoding NAD-dependent epimerase/dehydratase family protein: MSDSERASDDASGSVLVTGGTGFLGLHTCQYFRDQGWDVTAFDLKPFEEEDDTDGIDFVEGDVRSEGDVADALEESGATSVVHTAAALPLWDADRIRETTIDGTRNVLWAANERDVDRVCYISSTAVYGTHDEHPITEESPLDGVGPYGEAKIQAEKVCQDFRRMGMCVPILRPKTFIGPQRLGVFQVLFDWIEDGANVPLVGWGNNRYQLLHVHDLVTAVELLLTGDEEAVNDTFNVGADEFGTMKEDFQAPIDYAETGKRTIGTPAFLTVAVLRVLEKLNLSPLYPWVYETAHEDSYVSVEKLKGLGWEPEYSNQEALVETYRWYLENYDADEEADETGLDHRVAWDQGALAVAKKVSQRI, translated from the coding sequence ATGAGCGATAGTGAGCGCGCAAGCGACGACGCGAGCGGCTCGGTTCTCGTCACGGGAGGCACCGGATTCCTCGGCCTTCACACGTGCCAGTACTTCCGCGACCAGGGGTGGGACGTCACCGCGTTCGACCTCAAGCCCTTCGAGGAGGAAGACGACACGGACGGCATCGACTTCGTCGAGGGGGACGTCCGGAGCGAGGGAGACGTAGCCGATGCGCTCGAGGAGAGCGGCGCCACCTCCGTAGTGCACACGGCAGCCGCGCTCCCGCTGTGGGACGCCGATCGCATCCGCGAGACGACCATCGACGGAACGCGAAACGTGCTCTGGGCGGCGAACGAGCGCGACGTCGATCGGGTCTGTTACATCTCCTCGACTGCGGTGTACGGAACCCACGACGAACATCCCATCACCGAGGAATCGCCCCTGGACGGCGTCGGACCCTACGGCGAGGCCAAGATCCAGGCCGAGAAGGTCTGTCAGGACTTCCGCCGCATGGGAATGTGCGTCCCTATCCTCCGCCCGAAGACGTTCATCGGACCGCAGCGACTCGGCGTGTTTCAGGTGCTGTTCGACTGGATCGAAGACGGCGCGAACGTCCCGCTCGTCGGCTGGGGGAACAACCGCTATCAGCTGTTGCACGTCCACGACCTCGTTACCGCCGTCGAACTGCTGCTCACCGGAGACGAGGAAGCGGTCAACGACACGTTCAACGTCGGTGCCGACGAGTTCGGCACGATGAAGGAGGATTTCCAGGCGCCGATCGACTACGCGGAGACGGGCAAGCGAACGATCGGGACGCCCGCCTTCCTCACGGTCGCGGTCCTCCGCGTACTGGAGAAACTGAACCTCTCCCCGCTGTACCCGTGGGTCTACGAGACGGCCCACGAGGACTCCTACGTCTCCGTCGAGAAACTGAAAGGCCTCGGCTGGGAGCCCGAGTACTCCAACCAGGAGGCGCTCGTGGAGACGTACAGGTGGTACCTCGAGAATTACGACGCCGACGAGGAGGCCGACGAGACCGGTCTCGACCACCGCGTCGCGTGGGACCAGGGCGCTCTCGCCGTCGCGAAAAAAGTCTCACAGCGAATCTGA
- a CDS encoding decaprenyl-phosphate phosphoribosyltransferase, producing the protein MARAYPDQSRFVVTVSGLVKEMRPWQWYKQSVLLLGLVFSKSLFDPVAVTNVALGIVAFCAVAGTTYIGNDILDVEEDRNHPRKKHRPIASGQVSVPVAVTFAFVLFVGGLALSWYIGPLFLLVVLTYLGQNAFYSSFLKEIVIVDVMVIAIGFVLRAIAGVVAIDVYLSPWLVVCTFLGALMLALGKRRHEMAVSNDPAASRSTLAEYTEETLDQLLVVVLAALVVSYSLYTFFRGGLWMMSTLPFAFFAAFRYHFLAHTQNLGGDPKFLFGDRPFLINLVVWGLLIVAVLYEVPARLLGMIA; encoded by the coding sequence ATGGCCCGCGCCTACCCCGACCAGAGTCGGTTCGTGGTGACCGTCTCCGGCCTGGTAAAGGAGATGCGCCCCTGGCAGTGGTACAAGCAGAGCGTTCTGCTCCTGGGGCTCGTCTTCTCCAAGAGTCTGTTCGATCCGGTCGCCGTCACAAACGTCGCCCTCGGGATCGTCGCCTTCTGTGCCGTTGCGGGCACGACGTACATCGGCAACGACATCCTCGACGTCGAGGAGGACCGAAATCACCCCCGGAAGAAACACCGACCCATCGCCAGCGGACAGGTATCGGTCCCCGTAGCGGTGACGTTCGCGTTCGTGCTCTTCGTCGGCGGACTCGCACTCTCCTGGTACATCGGCCCGCTGTTCCTCCTCGTCGTCCTCACCTACCTCGGCCAGAACGCGTTCTACTCCTCGTTTCTGAAGGAGATCGTCATCGTCGACGTGATGGTCATCGCGATCGGGTTCGTCCTGCGGGCGATCGCGGGCGTCGTCGCCATCGACGTCTACCTGAGCCCCTGGCTCGTCGTCTGTACGTTCCTCGGGGCGCTCATGCTCGCGCTCGGGAAGCGCCGCCACGAGATGGCCGTCAGTAACGATCCGGCCGCGTCGCGCTCTACCCTCGCCGAGTACACCGAAGAGACGCTCGACCAGTTACTCGTCGTCGTACTCGCCGCGCTGGTCGTCTCCTACTCGCTCTACACGTTCTTCCGGGGCGGATTGTGGATGATGTCCACGCTCCCGTTCGCCTTTTTCGCCGCCTTCCGCTATCACTTCCTCGCCCACACGCAGAACCTGGGCGGCGACCCAAAGTTCCTCTTCGGTGATCGACCGTTTCTCATCAATCTCGTCGTCTGGGGCCTTCTCATCGTCGCGGTCCTTTACGAGGTTCCGGCCCGACTACTCGGAATGATCGCGTGA
- a CDS encoding PHP domain-containing protein, translating to MTRRYDLQVHTDASPCSSASPDRVAAAAADAGLDGIAVTDHDTLANVDAVRDAAPDDLDVVPAVEVTTTEGHLLALDVAEAPPQTDPLTVVDHVHEQGGVAVLSHPFDTLRQYYETDLDALADAVDGVEAVNSRCVRSRFNERAAAFAAAHDLAVTGGSDAHFPMEVGRAYTSVEGDGALADAVRDGCVRPSGRGRYLTGHVATKFHQFRTATSRAVTSLTSGGFLRR from the coding sequence ATGACACGACGATACGATCTCCAGGTGCACACGGACGCTTCGCCCTGCTCGAGCGCGTCCCCCGATCGCGTGGCGGCGGCAGCGGCCGACGCCGGACTCGACGGGATCGCCGTCACCGACCACGACACGCTCGCCAACGTCGACGCCGTTCGGGACGCCGCACCCGACGATCTCGACGTGGTCCCCGCAGTCGAGGTGACGACGACCGAGGGGCACCTCCTGGCACTCGACGTCGCGGAGGCGCCGCCCCAGACTGATCCGCTGACGGTGGTCGACCACGTCCACGAGCAGGGGGGCGTCGCCGTCCTCTCGCACCCGTTCGACACCCTTCGACAGTACTACGAGACGGACCTCGACGCCCTCGCAGACGCCGTCGACGGGGTCGAAGCGGTGAACTCCCGCTGCGTCCGCTCCCGGTTCAACGAGCGCGCGGCGGCGTTTGCGGCCGCCCACGACCTGGCGGTGACCGGCGGGAGCGACGCTCACTTCCCGATGGAAGTCGGCCGCGCGTACACCAGCGTCGAGGGCGACGGGGCGCTCGCGGACGCCGTCCGCGACGGGTGCGTGCGGCCGAGCGGTCGCGGACGGTACCTCACGGGGCACGTCGCGACGAAATTCCACCAGTTCCGCACCGCCACCAGTCGCGCGGTCACGAGCCTTACCTCGGGGGGATTCCTGCGGCGATGA
- a CDS encoding lysylphosphatidylglycerol synthase transmembrane domain-containing protein — MSDYGETIVDRGRAVVRDHGVWLTALLSVVVFLGLAVYADVGDVTSALATVDWRTFGAVIGLTTVGYGFRFAKWHYYLRHLEMDVPLDASAIAFFSGLMMVVTPGKAGEIWKAWFLRDKRGVPASKTTSVVGAERITDLIALGTMAALGLLIYSRSSIPIVVVLGAIVAGIGLLQWRRASLAILGRLELLPVVGDYAAELEQFYESAYRLFQFRPLVVSTLFSLAAWGLEGVALWLVLDGFGVEAGVVIGLFVFGLGSVVGAVSMLPGGIAAAEASMVGVLLTFGYPEAVAAAATIVIRVGTLWYAAALGTAVFLTYKATR, encoded by the coding sequence ATGAGCGACTACGGCGAGACCATCGTCGATCGCGGCCGGGCGGTCGTCCGCGACCACGGCGTCTGGCTGACGGCGCTGCTCTCGGTCGTCGTCTTCCTCGGCCTCGCAGTCTACGCGGACGTCGGCGACGTGACGAGCGCCCTCGCCACCGTGGACTGGCGGACGTTCGGGGCCGTCATCGGCCTGACGACCGTCGGCTACGGCTTCCGCTTTGCCAAGTGGCACTATTACCTCCGGCATCTGGAGATGGACGTCCCGCTCGACGCGAGCGCCATCGCCTTCTTCAGCGGCCTGATGATGGTCGTCACGCCTGGGAAAGCCGGCGAGATCTGGAAGGCGTGGTTCCTCCGGGACAAACGCGGCGTGCCCGCGAGCAAGACCACCTCCGTCGTCGGCGCCGAGCGCATCACGGACCTCATCGCGCTCGGTACGATGGCCGCGCTCGGGTTGCTGATCTACAGCCGATCGTCGATCCCCATTGTCGTCGTCCTCGGCGCCATCGTGGCCGGTATCGGCCTGCTCCAGTGGCGACGGGCGAGTCTAGCAATCCTCGGACGACTCGAGTTGCTCCCGGTCGTCGGCGACTACGCCGCCGAACTGGAGCAGTTCTACGAGAGCGCGTACCGCCTGTTCCAGTTCCGCCCGCTGGTCGTCTCGACGCTGTTCAGCCTCGCGGCGTGGGGACTGGAGGGCGTCGCGCTCTGGCTGGTACTCGACGGCTTCGGCGTCGAGGCGGGCGTCGTAATCGGCCTGTTCGTCTTCGGTCTCGGATCGGTCGTCGGCGCGGTATCGATGCTCCCCGGAGGGATCGCGGCGGCGGAGGCGTCGATGGTCGGCGTGCTACTCACGTTCGGCTATCCAGAAGCCGTCGCGGCCGCCGCCACGATCGTAATCCGCGTAGGGACGCTGTGGTACGCCGCAGCGCTCGGCACGGCGGTGTTTCTCACGTACAAGGCGACTCGGTGA
- a CDS encoding aryl-sulfate sulfotransferase codes for MNQQTRVTVASVVIVLLIVSLGVQAAVVDRDPRVVTDDEKYPGNTLVGVHSYNDNGRVVELTPDGEVAWEWSVPDSRVFGVEQLDEGTVLAAVAVRTPAEDCDDEYLEYEEEDDHCVHNRVVEIDKESKEVVWEYDWYDEFIADHEVHDFERLENGETAIVDMGNDRAFTVDRDGEITWEWQAEDHLTPGTPFYEEYGGPEKDGEHDDWTHANDIDRLENGNFQMSIRNFDVIVEVDPETDEVVDVVGEPGNHSTLERQHNPHRIESEGTMVVADSGNDRIVELEVDSESRVWRYTGPSSERLQWPRDADRLPNGNTLITDSRNNRVLEVDPDGEIVWQFDDLDGKVIPLPYEADRIGVDERSDVPPGDELTAVDGEPGPLESTIRKWEGMAQYVFPTWMHLPQVLHVVGIALGALWLCAEGGIFGWRRINGGR; via the coding sequence ATGAACCAGCAAACTCGCGTCACCGTCGCTTCGGTCGTCATCGTCCTCCTGATCGTGTCACTCGGCGTCCAGGCGGCCGTTGTCGATCGCGATCCGAGAGTCGTAACCGACGACGAGAAGTACCCCGGGAACACGCTCGTCGGCGTCCATTCGTACAACGACAACGGCCGAGTTGTCGAGCTGACGCCCGACGGCGAGGTCGCCTGGGAGTGGTCGGTGCCGGACTCGCGGGTGTTCGGCGTCGAACAGCTCGACGAGGGGACGGTGCTCGCGGCCGTCGCCGTCAGGACGCCCGCCGAAGACTGCGACGATGAGTACCTCGAGTACGAGGAGGAGGACGATCACTGCGTCCACAATCGAGTCGTCGAGATCGACAAGGAGTCGAAGGAGGTCGTCTGGGAGTACGACTGGTACGACGAGTTCATCGCCGACCACGAGGTCCACGACTTCGAGCGCCTCGAGAACGGCGAGACGGCGATCGTCGACATGGGGAACGATCGCGCGTTCACCGTCGACCGCGACGGTGAGATCACCTGGGAGTGGCAAGCAGAGGATCACCTGACGCCCGGCACGCCGTTTTACGAGGAGTACGGCGGTCCCGAGAAGGACGGGGAACACGACGACTGGACGCACGCGAACGACATCGATCGACTGGAGAACGGCAACTTCCAGATGAGCATCCGCAATTTCGACGTGATCGTCGAGGTCGATCCCGAGACCGACGAGGTCGTCGACGTCGTCGGCGAGCCGGGGAACCACAGCACGCTCGAACGACAGCACAATCCCCACCGCATCGAATCCGAGGGGACGATGGTCGTCGCCGACAGCGGGAACGACCGCATCGTCGAACTCGAGGTCGATTCCGAATCGCGCGTCTGGCGCTACACCGGCCCCTCGAGCGAGCGCCTCCAGTGGCCCCGGGACGCCGACCGACTGCCCAACGGGAACACGCTCATCACCGATTCCCGGAACAACCGCGTGCTCGAGGTCGATCCAGACGGCGAGATCGTCTGGCAGTTCGACGATCTCGATGGGAAGGTCATTCCGCTGCCGTACGAGGCCGATCGCATCGGGGTCGACGAACGATCGGACGTCCCACCGGGGGACGAACTGACCGCGGTCGACGGCGAGCCCGGCCCCCTCGAGTCGACGATTCGGAAGTGGGAGGGCATGGCCCAGTACGTCTTCCCGACGTGGATGCACCTCCCGCAGGTGTTACACGTCGTCGGCATCGCCCTCGGGGCGCTGTGGCTCTGTGCGGAGGGGGGTATCTTCGGCTGGCGCCGGATCAACGGCGGTCGGTGA
- a CDS encoding bacterio-opsin activator domain-containing protein: MTADRRWPATGWQRTPPSARGTLSDTSVASYKLDSRCRFVAVDEAFATLTGYEADRLLDEHVSLVYSDAGGDRVETLVRTLTETIRDGTAARTARADGDAGTAGNDVGTEGEDEPAGDSHDGTAERRANGARATLDLTLRTDTGEEVPCTHQLEVSKRDDGTEWVVATVPIDSDATESPVAGGHTTADERVPEQETDDPIGGSAEDHRAALSTAIDRIGDGFYALDADLQYTHVNERACDLLGLDGAADGRDDDPALFQAAHERAMELQRPIAVEEYHPPIDGWIEARLYPDETGVTVHVCDRTPWRVREHRLESDGKRFRSVFEDAHDAILLGDEDEIVAANPAACELLDTSRSALRGRSLMEFVHDDHDVETAWEEFLDTGRFRGSFSLVRPDGDERVVECNAVADVLPGIHLSILRDVTEARTRERQLERQRERLTALDHVHTVVHDLNDAIVTGSSRTDLERVICESLAESPSYEFAFVAAVDPTDGTVFERVEAGVDGYLESIPLSTDPDDPAGLGPLGRAVRTQELQVSNDVLTDPDFEPWQEDARKHGYRAVAAVPITHDGALYGVLGVTSARSRAFTDEERTVVGQLGEILGHAIAARERKRVLLGETVIELELVIDDAVEFFDGPSMTDQSVQFDRVVSIGDEQYLEYGTTSVDTFPDFERLVECVPHWDRVTALDESGDEVRFELEITSPPMFSVIDGYGGYVESAAIHDGTYTTTLHFPQDTNVRAVTDAIEEVYPGVRTIARRQVTPSNASIGQLQSRLAHELTDRQRSALETAYYAGYFEWPRNSSGEEIATTLDVSPATFHEHLRSAQQKLIAAIVEEPDTTRTAATDD; this comes from the coding sequence ATGACAGCAGACAGACGGTGGCCAGCCACCGGCTGGCAGAGGACGCCACCGTCGGCACGAGGGACGCTGTCGGATACCAGCGTGGCGTCCTACAAACTCGACTCCCGCTGCAGGTTCGTCGCCGTCGACGAGGCGTTCGCCACGCTGACCGGCTACGAAGCCGATCGCCTCCTGGACGAACACGTGTCGCTCGTCTACTCCGACGCTGGAGGGGATCGCGTCGAGACGCTGGTTCGGACGCTTACGGAGACGATCCGCGATGGCACGGCCGCGAGGACGGCGCGGGCCGACGGCGACGCCGGAACTGCAGGGAACGACGTCGGAACCGAGGGCGAAGACGAACCCGCGGGTGACAGCCACGACGGGACCGCGGAACGGCGAGCGAACGGTGCGCGCGCCACGCTCGATCTCACGCTCCGGACCGACACCGGCGAAGAGGTCCCGTGTACGCACCAGTTGGAGGTCAGCAAACGCGACGATGGAACGGAGTGGGTCGTCGCGACCGTTCCGATCGATTCCGACGCTACCGAGAGTCCCGTCGCGGGAGGGCACACGACCGCCGACGAACGGGTACCCGAACAGGAGACCGACGACCCGATCGGCGGATCCGCCGAGGATCACCGGGCGGCGCTTTCGACGGCGATCGATCGCATCGGGGACGGGTTCTACGCGCTCGATGCGGACCTGCAGTACACGCACGTCAACGAACGGGCGTGTGACCTGCTCGGCCTCGACGGTGCGGCGGACGGGCGCGACGACGACCCGGCGCTGTTCCAGGCCGCCCACGAACGCGCGATGGAACTCCAGCGGCCGATCGCGGTCGAGGAGTATCACCCCCCGATCGACGGCTGGATCGAGGCGCGGCTCTACCCCGACGAGACGGGCGTCACCGTTCACGTATGCGACCGAACGCCGTGGCGAGTGCGCGAACACAGGCTCGAGTCGGATGGCAAGCGGTTCCGGTCCGTCTTCGAGGACGCACACGACGCGATCCTCCTCGGCGACGAAGACGAGATCGTCGCCGCCAACCCGGCCGCCTGCGAACTGCTCGACACCAGCCGATCGGCGCTCCGGGGCCGATCGCTGATGGAGTTCGTTCACGACGACCACGACGTCGAAACGGCGTGGGAAGAGTTTCTCGACACCGGCCGGTTCCGCGGTTCGTTCTCGCTGGTCCGGCCCGACGGCGACGAACGCGTCGTCGAGTGTAACGCCGTCGCCGACGTCCTCCCCGGGATCCACCTCTCGATTCTCCGGGACGTCACCGAGGCCCGCACGCGGGAACGCCAACTCGAGCGACAGCGTGAACGGTTGACCGCACTCGATCACGTCCATACCGTCGTGCACGACCTCAACGACGCGATCGTCACCGGTTCCTCGAGGACCGACCTCGAGCGGGTCATCTGCGAATCGCTCGCCGAATCGCCGTCCTACGAGTTCGCCTTCGTCGCCGCCGTCGACCCGACCGACGGAACGGTGTTCGAGCGGGTCGAGGCGGGCGTCGACGGCTATCTCGAGTCGATTCCGCTCTCGACCGATCCCGACGACCCCGCCGGTCTGGGCCCGCTCGGTCGGGCAGTCCGGACGCAGGAACTCCAGGTGTCGAACGACGTGCTCACCGACCCCGACTTCGAACCCTGGCAGGAGGACGCCCGGAAACACGGCTACCGGGCCGTTGCCGCGGTTCCGATCACGCACGACGGCGCACTGTACGGCGTCCTCGGCGTGACCAGCGCTCGCAGCCGGGCCTTCACCGACGAAGAGCGAACCGTCGTCGGCCAACTCGGGGAGATCCTCGGCCACGCGATCGCCGCGCGCGAGCGCAAACGGGTCCTGCTCGGCGAGACGGTGATCGAACTCGAACTCGTCATCGACGACGCGGTCGAATTCTTCGACGGCCCCTCGATGACCGACCAGTCGGTCCAGTTCGACCGCGTCGTCAGCATCGGGGACGAACAGTACCTCGAGTACGGCACCACGTCGGTCGACACGTTCCCGGATTTCGAACGACTCGTCGAGTGCGTTCCCCACTGGGATCGCGTCACCGCGCTCGACGAATCGGGCGACGAGGTCCGATTCGAACTCGAGATCACGTCGCCGCCGATGTTCTCGGTCATCGACGGCTACGGCGGCTACGTCGAGTCCGCTGCGATCCACGACGGGACCTACACCACCACGCTTCACTTCCCCCAGGACACCAACGTCAGGGCCGTCACGGACGCGATCGAGGAGGTCTATCCCGGCGTGCGAACCATCGCCCGTCGACAGGTCACCCCCTCTAACGCGTCGATCGGACAACTGCAGTCACGCCTGGCTCACGAGTTGACCGATCGGCAGCGCAGCGCCCTCGAGACCGCCTACTACGCCGGCTACTTCGAGTGGCCTCGCAACAGTTCCGGCGAGGAGATCGCGACCACGCTGGACGTCTCGCCCGCGACCTTCCACGAACACCTCCGGTCAGCACAACAGAAACTGATCGCGGCAATCGTCGAGGAACCGGACACGACACGAACGGCGGCGACCGACGACTGA